DNA sequence from the Nicotiana tomentosiformis chromosome 3, ASM39032v3, whole genome shotgun sequence genome:
CTAAAAatcattttgcataaacccgagctatcgggcaggttggccaaataggccatcgAATTAAGCGAGCACGATATCATATATCGGCCATGAACAGTGATAAAGTCACAAGTCCTTGCAGACTTTGTCGCCGACTtcagcgcaaaaataatgccCGAAGTCAAAAAAGAAGTCGTCCACGCTTCTCGCCAAACGTAAGACCTCTGGGTCCTGTATACTGACGACATATCTAACGCGTCAGGGTCTGGGCTAGGACTCGTACTTGAAGTCCCAACAAGTGAAGTGATACGTCATTCCATAAGGTGCctggacatgactaacaacgaggtcgagtatgaggtcGTAATTGCAGGATTAAGACTAGCACTAAAATACGGAGCGAAGCGGCTAAGACTGCGCTGCGATTCTCaactcgtggtcaaccaagtcatagggactttccaaatcaaggaacaaaggttaCAGAAGTACCAGCCTGAAATCTACAAGCTACTACCTGAGTTCGACGAGTGCCAACTCAACCAGATCCCCCGAGCATAGAATACTGAGGCGGACAACCTCGCCAAATTAGCCGCAGCCACCAAAAACTTTACAACCAGAGACAGAAGCGTAGTCCATCTTTTCAACTCATCAATAGTCctaatcgaggtaagaaccataaacttgacttgggactggcgcaaccgtattgtTACATACTTGCACGACAGAATACTCCCAGTTGATAAAAAAGAAGCCAAGAAATTACGGATGCAAGCGGCAAGGTACAACATCATTCACAACGACCTGTACAAGAGGACGGACGGTGGCCCTCTGGCGAAATGCCTGGGCCCAAATCAGACATGACGCATCCTTGAGGAAGTACACGAAGGCCACTGTGGAGCTCATTTAGGCAATCGGGCTTTGGTTAGATGCCTCATACAGGCAGGATATTACTgacccaccatgaaaaaggaggtTGCGGATTTCATGAAACAATGCGAGCAATGCCAGAAgtatgccccaatgattcaccaagcaggcAAACACCTACACTCAGTGACTTCCCCTTGGccattcatcaaatggggaatggacatcgtgggccctCTGCCGGCAGgacgaggtaacgtacgatttcttttagttttaattgactatttctccaaatgggtagaagcaggagcattcgcccaaatacatGAACATGAGGTGATCACCTTCATACGGAAAaacatcatatgccgattcggcctccccaaagagatcaaCTGCGACAACAGACCCCAATTTATAGGAAAGAAAGTCGCTGAGTTTTTTGAGAAATGACATATCAAAATAATACTCTCAATGCCATATCATCCTGTGGGAAATGGATAAGCGGAATCCTCCAACAAATCAATACTGgacatcatgaagaagaaacttGAAGACGCCAAAGGCTTGTGGCCgaaaatattaccagaagtactctaGGCCTATCGAACAACGCCGAAGATGAGCACATGAGAGACGCCTTACTCATtggtctatgggactgatgcagtaataccggtcgaagtcaggGAGCCCAGCCTAAGATACTCCCACGAAAGCGGACCCAGCAACGATGAAAGCAGAAGGTAGGAGCTCGACAAAGTCGAtaaacgaagagatatggcctataTAAGGATGATTGCGTAAAATCAACAAGGAGATtgctattataacaaaaaggcaaaTATCAGGCCAACACAAGCGAGCAAAGACCCATGGAAAGGTAAACTAGGAACCAATTAGGATGGCCCGTACAAAATCATAGCAACAGCAAGCAAGGGGTCATTCCAACtggaaacaatggaaggaaagctactaccaaacaactgaaACATTGCACACCTCAAGTACTTTAACTTTTAATCCGTGAAGCGTCCCaaaagtcgtactctttttccctcacttgagttttgtcccaattgggttttctcgaggaggtttttaacgaggcgacggaGGAGATGCTTCAGGTTGAAGTACGCATAGACGGAGGCACAGGACGGctagttcattgctcgacctctcgAGACTTCTCCAAGTCGACCACTGAAGGGACTGGATAGGCTAGGACTGGGACTGATATTGAACTGCCAGCCAACGTCTAAAAAAAttatgtaaatttctccaagtgtatgaACAAAGCACAAAGCATGAAGTTCATTTCTATTTCTCCAACTGTACAACCAAGGCAATGTCGCCTTATATATTACAATGCCTACAAATGTCGTGCCTAAAGGCACACCTAAATGGCCCTCGACCATAACTAAGTATatgttatattcgacctcgttcgaattcaCACCTAAACGACCATTGACCATAAGTGAGTATAGGTTATATTAGGCCTCGTTCGAATTTACACCTAAACTGCCCTCATCCATAACTACGACCTCGTTCGAATTCACACCTAAACGGCCCTCGACCAAAACTGagtataggttatattcgacctcgttcgaattcaCACCTAaacggccctcggccataattaagtataggttatattcgacctcgttcgaatataCACCTAAACGGTCCTTGACCACGACCaagtataggttatattcgacttcattcgaattaacacctaatcgGCCTTCGACCATAAACAAACATACgatacattcgacctcgtttgaacTAACAACTACCGGCCCTCGACCATGATCAAACTTAGGTTTTGTTTCGACCACGATCTAACTAACACCTGTCAACCTGCGACTATAATTAAACTAAGAATATTGTCAACCATAGTCGAGCTAAATGATTACAAACAATAAAACCAAGGCAACCAAGTAACAAGATCAAAAGCATACAATTTTGACTCGAAGAAaaaaaatgaggtacaaataACAAAACTGGTGTTTCATACTCagaatattttttacaaaggcttGAAAAGACACCCACAAAAACGCACGAGTCTGCggcaaaacaaaaataagaaaaagaaaagctgCTAATCGCCACCAAGCCCAGCAACACCATCGACCTGATCACCTAAGCCATCCCCATATTCACCATCACCATCGCCCTCAGGATACTCGTCCTCATACCAGGCGTCCTCTTCAATCCGATTCACTCCCGCATACCCCTTATCATCACCGGCCTCCGTTGTAGCAGGATCATAACAACAAGCGACCCGAGCTCCACGTGCCTTAATACGAGCATCCTTGAAGACGGCTTCTGAAATGGTTCTCGCCCTCATCATATCTATAAATATATCCAGCTGGGACTCAACGTGAATCCACCCCTCTTATAAATCCCGAGAAACATCAAGGAAATTATGAGTGCGGGAATAGGATGGTCGGGCTAGTAATTGTGCCTTCTCGGCCTCAAGAGCGGCGACTCGATCACACAGGCCAGAAGACTCTTTCTCTAATTCTCCAATCCGTTCATCAAACCGCTCTTCTTTGAGTTTGGCCGTCTCTAAGGCGCTCTCTTGCTTAGAATGAAGAACACAGATTGCTATCTCCAAAGCCTTCATCTTCCTCATAGCCCCAGCCGAGCTAACTCCACTTTCTCGAGATCTGCTACCTTCTCGGCGACCTCGCCACTTAAATCATCCTTTTTGAATTCACACTTCTCGAGCTTGGCACGCAGCGAGACCACATGGTCTTAGACCTCGCCACACTGGGCTTCGACCCCCCTTACTAACCTCCAACTCATCTTCTTTATCCCTTAGCGCCCCCTCAAGAACGCTGTATTTTTCGATGACCCTCACCAGATCGTCATCCTTTTCCTTTAGATCATCTCAAAGAGCTCAAAAATAGCCACCCTCACCAAACCGCCTACAAATCTCGCGGTACATACCACAGTACTCACGGTATTTTGGCTCCATCTTCAGAAAAATAACCTTTTGCCTCTCCTCTCTTTGGGcgctttcaatttccaaaatcgcagtctgaaagagagaaaaagaaaacagaGAGTAAGAACAGAGCATAAACTTTAAAATAGATAAACAAAAACGAAAGAAGTCGAAAAACTTACCCTGAGAGCGAGGCCGACTATGCTCCTAGATAAGGTAGCGTCATCCAGCTTTTCAAGGGTTTTACCCTCCACATCCGAACAGAGGGGACCAAGGGAAGGAACCACGGTCTCCATATTAACCAACAAATATTGATCTATGAGGATCGCAATGGTCTGTGTGGACCCCTCCAATCTTAATTCGAGTCGGATAAATCCCTCCCCCATCATTCTCACCTCATCGGCGTCAACATCAGAGCCCGTCTCGTAACTATCCTCGACAACACTCTTGTAGCAACCCCCTTTGGGAGGGTGCTACTTACGAAATaaatctaatttactacttacaacattaagaagatattaatCCAAAAAGACATTCAGAATAATTTAGTAGCGGAAATAGGCCCATGCGATAAAGGTTCAAAGTGCAATATTTTTGTTTATGAAAATACacttcataatttttaaaaaaaaataaaatacaatgtcaaaatatcaacataaacataaggtgatataacccttcttgaataatcaacacgttaagcaacttcctaacaaaattatacttttCGTTCAACATCACTGCCTATTCATATTGTACATAAACTTCAAACTAGCGAGTAAAAAAAACTAGTCTTCTCCTTTGTATATTTTTACAAGACAAAGTGTAAATTCAGcatattacaagacttgagttATTAACACACCCTAAAACAGCAAAACAAGTTACCAAATTCAAGTTACGAGATTTTGGTCTTAAGATCCAATAAGCCTCCAAAATAACATACATGAGTGTGACATATAGATCatgtacaactcccaaaactatAGAAAATCTAGgtgcatatgcaaatgtgatcctgtacattacctacgataaaaaaaatacttcataAGGCCGTCTTCAAATCGCATCCCGtacattacctacgatagaaaataactatcgctaagcataaagcttagtggTGTATAAACTTTGGGCTTGGAGCCATTAAATTCTTCAATTCCGCTTTTCAGTCATAAGTAGCtcaaattaaatataatttaaaataagtgaacaaatatatcaaaattaTCGAATATCGAACCTTGAAGTGtttccaaatatcaataacaatattcaagattcaagagtcgagaaagcgtatactatcaatccaagaaAGTTTGCCAAATATCCACTTTTCGCCCAATATGTACGTCATGCCGTCACACTAAACATAATAAGATATCAAGGTGGACCAAAGCCCCAAATCAAGTAGGGTCAAAGCCCAATAGTCAAGggaatcaagaaccatattaaaaatggcttcCTAGTTCGTACTTAACACAGACAAGTTTCATAATTTAAGACAaactacaaatccaaagtcaagatggcAAACGATCCAAATCAAGATGCATGCCAagatgagtgacaaagtcactTCCACAAGATGGATAAAGTCCCAACAAGAATGGAAAATGGTCAAGCAAATCCGTATGAGTGAGCGATTTAGCAAATATCTTacaatacttgatataacacgaatacaacgatataaattgaagacaagaaaaaaaatatcaggttatttcaaaatattccagcaagtaaaaagagtacaaaattTATACACAAACCTTGGTGTTTTACCATAAACAGTTCAACCACAACTTGAAGACGTTCGAATTGTCTACGCCATAGGCAAACCAAATTCGTCCTCTTCCTCAAATACCTCCCCTTAGATATTACAAgggtatatataccttaaatacataatcaaatatctatataatttcagtgatttaacatgtcaaactaaacatgatatttgTGCAAATTACACAAAAACATTTAAACAGAAATTCTGAACAGTATTACGGTCATGTGTTGTGACTCagttttgaagatgaaaatggaCAAACTAGACTTTGTGGTCTTTATTACAGTTGTAGATATATGTCTTACCATTTCATAAAATCTTTAATCACCCCCATatcagttttgtacaaaacgttatgctAAAATTACTAATAGTAGTATATGGAGGGTGTGTAAAATAGAAATTCTGGGCAGCACCTGCCCTTTACTTCATCACCCATTTTCGGGTAAATAAAAGACAAATTAGGTTTTGGTGCCTGAATAAGAATTATATATCTATGAAATATATTTCCAGAAAAGCTTGGATCACTTAAAACAGATCCCTATACAAGAAGATACGAAGAAAAAACTAATAGATGTCTAGTGTAAAAATGGCTTTCgtaacttaccacaaaagagaggagcaacttgagTTTCACCAAGAACGAGTTTTGATGGTTGGTTTAGTGAAAATTTCTTATGGTTATCATGAAGTATTTTAGGTGATAAGAAGGGTATAATGTAGGGGTTTTATTTGGTATAAAAGAATGAACTATGAGAGGAGGTCCTTAAGGATAGATGTTGATGAACAAAAAGTGGCTGCCCAACTTTTCTTCTTTGGATAAATACAAAAAGGGTGGCAGACCAAAACCTTAAATATCTAATATATTTAATAgcaattcatcaaaataatattaagtgttacaCATAGCAACACCATGGAACTTCTTTGTCAATATTAACATAACCTAAagtaagaattttttttttatatgttgTCAAATTCACGTTTAGGAAGTGCAACATAAAATCTATCTTCATTATAAATATGCTCAATCGAGAATGCAAATATTAATTAAAACTTTGGGGTGTTACAAATCTCTCCCCCTTAAATAAATTTTGTCCCGAAATTTACCTTATACTAGTCCCGAAACAAGTATGGATATTGAACTCGCATATCCTCTTCTcgctcccaagtagcttccttgCCAGAATGATTTCTCCAAAGAACCTTCACTAAGGGAATTCTCTTATTTCTAAGCTCTTTTATCTCACGCGCTAATATTTGGATTGGTTCTTCTCCATATGTCAAATTAGGATTGACCTCAATAGATTCAATAGGAAGAACATGAGATGGATCTGAGCGGTATCTtctaagcatagaaacatggatgACATTGTGGATCTTGTCTAACTCTAGTGGAAGATCTAGTTTATAAGCAACCAGgccaactctctcaagcacttCATAAGGTCTAATAAATCGAGGACTAAGTTTACCCTTTTGTCCAAATCTCATATACTTCTTCCATGGAGAAACCTTTAAGAATACCTTATCACCCGCCTGATACTCAATATCACGCCTCTTAAGATCAGCATAAGACTTTTGTCTATCTAAAGCAATTTTTAAGTGATCCCTGATGATTTTTATCTTATCTTCAGTTTGTTGCACAATCTCCGGACCCACCAATTTTCTTTCACCAACCTCGTTCCAACAAAGAGGCGTTCTACAttttctcccatataaagcttcataaggAGGCATGCCtatacttgattggtagctattattgtaagaaaaTTCTATCAGGACTAAGTGTTTGTCCCAACTACCCTCAAACTCAATAATGCAGGctcaaagcatatcctccaagatttgtatTACTCTTTCAGACTGGACATATTTTTGTGGATGGAAAGCAGTACTAAAATTCAACCTGGAACTCAAATCTTCTTGCAAGCTAGACCAAAACCTGGACGTAAACCTTGGATCTCTGTCAGACACAATAGAAACAAGGATTCCATGTAGCCTTACAATCTCATTAATGTATAATTCTGCCAAACGTTCCAGTGAGTAGTCCATTCTGATTGCCAAGAAATGATCACTCTTAGTTAGTCTATCTATAATGACCCAAATCATATCATGATTCCTTTGAGTGCGTGAAAGTCCAGAAACAAAGTTCATTGTTAtcctttcccatttccactcaggtattgaCAAGGGTTGCAGTAGACCAGCAGGGACTTGATGTTCAGCTTTTATTTGTTGACAAACCAAGCATTTAGAAATGAACTCTACAATGTCTTTTTTCATACCactccaccaatagtgctccTTGATGGTCCGGTACATTTTAGTACCTCCAGGATACATTGCATAAGGTGAACTATGTGCTTAAAGCAAGATCTCCTTCCCCAATTCATCATCATTAGGAGCACACaacctatttttataaaataaggtACCATCTTTCTTAAATGTAAAATCTCATTCTCTTCCATTTTGGCCTTCTTCAACCCATTTCACAAGCTTCTCATCTAACTTTTGTGCTTCTTGGACCTGCTCAAGTAAGACTGGCTTGACTTGCAAATTAGCAATGATAGAACCATTAGAATTAAATGAAAGACAAGCATTCATGGCTCTTAATTTAAGAAGCAAAGGCAAAGGACTTAGAGTTAAACTTGCAAGGGATATGCGACTCAACACATGTGCAAccacattggctttaccaggatgatAATCAATCGTGCAATCATAATCTTTGATGATTTCAAGCCATCTACGTTGTCTCAAGTTTAACTCTTTTTGTGTACCCAAGTACTTTAAACTCTTGTGATTAGTAAATATATGACACTTCtccccgtacaagtaatgcctccaaatttttaaggcaaaaacaaTGGAAGCAAGTTCAAGATCGTGAGTGGGATAATTCAACTCATGCGATTTCAACTCTCGAGAGGCATAAGAAATTACTTTCCCTTTTTACATCAAAACACAACCTAAGACACGGTGAGATGCATCACTGTATATCACATAATCTTTCCCTTCAGCTGGCAAAGAAAGTATTAGAGCTTGTGTCAACAAGGATTTGAGCTTTTCACAGCTCTTTTGACACTTGTCATCCCATACAAACTTGGCGACTTTCCCCAAAAGTTTGGTCAAAAGAGAAGCTATAATAGAGAAGCCCTTTACGAACCTCCTATAGTATCCTGCTAAACCCAAAAATCTTCTGATCTCAGTTGGATTTTTAGGGGGTTTCCAATCAACAATAGCTTGAATCTTACTAGGATCAACCTTCACACCTTCAGCTTATACAATATGCCCCCCAAAAGCCACTTCACTCAcccaaaattcacatttggaaAGTTTCGCGTAGAGTTGCCTCTCCTTCAGAATTTGCATGACAATCTAGAGATGCTTATCATGATCTTCTCTATTCTTAGAATAGactaaaatgtcatcaataaagaccaCCACAAATTGATCAAGGTAAGGCTTGAATACACAGTTCATTAGATCCATAAATGCAGCAGGGgcatttgtcaaaccaaatggcattaccaaaaattcataatggccataccTGGTCTTAAAAGCAGTTTTAGGAACATCTTTCTCCCTTACTCGCAACTGATAAtatccagacctcaagtcaatttttgagaacaagCTGGCACCCTTTAGTTGGTCAAACAATTCATCGATTCTAAGACGTaggtatttgttcttgattgttaccttgttcagctatCGGTAATCAATGCAAAGCCTAAGAGTGCCGtctttctttttcataaataaaATAGGAGCTCCCCAAGGAGAAATACTGGTATGGATAAAACCTTTCTCAAGAAGTTCTTGCAATTGAGCCTTCAACTCTTTTAATTCAGCTAGAGCCATTCTATAAGGAGCGATAGAAATAGAAGTAGTTCCAGGGATAAGCTCTATAGGAAATTCAATCTCCCTTTCTGGAGGCAACCAGGAAGATCATCAGGAAATACATCATGAAAGTCGCACACGGTTGGTATGTCCTCAAGACTTGGACTCCCCAATCATATATCGATTATACGAGCAAGATAGGCATCACAACCTTGacgaatcatcttccttgccaaTACCGCAGAAATAATATTAGATGTCAATGATCTTTCTCCTTGAACTACTATGTGTGAATATGCAGGAGTCCTAAAAGTCACTTGCTTCAACCTATAATAAACCAATGCATGGTACCTATGGAGATAATCCATACCAGCAATAACATCATAGTATTGGAAGGGCATTTCAAGCAAGTCTGCAGGGAAGACTaggttttaaatcatgaatggaCAATCTCGGTAAATCCTGTTAACAACAGCCTGATGCCCTAATGGACTCGTGACAAGCACATCAAAGTCAAGTCTCACAGATTTAACAGTatcaggaattgcaagtgatgaGCAAACATAAGAGTGCGAAGATCCAGGATCAATTAATGTAATAAAAGATATGCCAAATAAGTGAAATTTACCAACAACCACGTATGGGCCATCTTTGTCATTCTTCTGTCTCATAGCATAGACTCGTGCAGCAACTCTCGACCCACTACCCTGATTAGCTCCACCCGAACTCGCTGCTTGCATATTTCTAGGTCTTACACCGCTATTAGCTTGAGAATGAGTAGTGACATGCTTTTGAACTGAGCCTTCTGTATGTGTAGAAGAAAGAGGATTATGATTAGGACAATCCTTCACTTTATGATCCAGACTTTCACAATTAAAACAAGCACCAGAAGCTCTTATGCAGGCACCATAGTGATTCTTCCCGCACTGTGCATAAGTAGTTGTATAAGTTTTGCCTTGGCCATAACTTAGAGTACTAGCAGAAGAGAAATTTGGCTTATTTTGCTTATGATATGATGACTTCTGTGCACTTTCAGTCTTGGAATAGTCAAACCTTCCCTTCTTGGATGGACCGCCATAATCTGAATTACCATTCCTAAACTTATTTTCTCTCATACTAGCTTCTTCCTTGTCAATGCTTTCCCAAGTAAGAGCAACTGAAACTAGCTTGGAAAAATCCTCAAGTTGCAAGATTGCCACAAATTTTCGGATTGAACCATTCAAACCTTCCTCCAAATCTTCTGCACTTATCTCtttcatcatcaataatacctcaAGCATAGCGAGAAAGCCTGAGAAATTTTTGTTGATACTCTGCAATAGACATACTCCCTTGTCTTAATTCAGAAATTCTTTTTTcttagcatcacaatagacagggG
Encoded proteins:
- the LOC138908195 gene encoding uncharacterized protein, whose protein sequence is MPPYEALYGRKCRTPLCWNEVGERKLVGPEIVQQTEDKIKIIRDHLKIALDRQKSYADLKRRDIEYQAGDKVFLKVSPWKKYMRFGQKGKLSPRFIRPYEVLERVGLVAYKLDLPLELDKIHNVIHVSMLRRYRSDPSHVLPIESIEVNPNLTYGEEPIQILAREIKELRNKRIPLVKVLWRNHSGKEATWEREEDMRVQYPYLFRD